A window from Rhizobium sp. BG4 encodes these proteins:
- a CDS encoding GGDEF domain-containing protein, translating into MLELQNKVLERIAKGEPLTETLETLCRLVEARLPGIQCSVLRVENGVLHPLAAPSLPKHYSDALDNLEIGPLAGSCGTAAYYGVPVIVTDIASDARWAKYRALALPLGLLGCWSTPVISGGKVIATFALYFSNGRHPESHDKEVIETCTHLCAIAIERDERTRERERLTYTDALTGQANRARFNEVLHGLQAANSDFGLLLADIDNLKLVNDTFGHGAGDALIQTVARRIAAAVPRDRTFRLGGDEFAVIFDGIGIDELTEHCNAILREIKRPAQCDRHVVFPSVTAGGAISGNGDARQNADIALYHGKSRYRGQFTAYYPGMGTALTRRFRAIRDVGIALAEGRIEAHYQPIVRLDTKEIVGFEALCRMRTASGDVVAAAHFHEAMLDGDIALQITELMLVTVAADMRRWLDLGLPLQHVGLNLSAADFHTGNLQAKLQEHFTAKGVPLEHVILEVTESVYLDPRDHMIGEEIGAFREQGLRVALDDFGTGYASLTHLLTVPVDIIKIDKSFVDRLIHEEPGAAIVEGLVGIAGKLGIRVVAEGIETESQVSDLVAMGCVLGQGFLFSRAVDFDTATELLKTKGQRPSAEAGALTRVGV; encoded by the coding sequence ATGCTCGAACTGCAAAACAAAGTTCTCGAACGGATTGCCAAGGGCGAGCCGCTCACCGAAACATTGGAAACATTGTGCCGTCTGGTGGAAGCCCGCCTGCCGGGCATTCAATGTTCGGTGCTTCGTGTTGAAAACGGCGTGCTGCACCCGCTCGCAGCCCCCTCCCTGCCGAAGCATTACAGCGATGCACTCGACAATCTGGAGATCGGCCCGCTTGCCGGTTCCTGTGGCACCGCCGCCTATTATGGCGTCCCCGTCATCGTTACGGATATCGCAAGCGACGCGCGCTGGGCCAAATACAGGGCGCTTGCCCTGCCGCTCGGGCTCCTAGGCTGCTGGTCGACGCCCGTTATCAGCGGCGGCAAGGTCATCGCCACCTTCGCCCTCTATTTCAGCAACGGCCGTCATCCCGAGAGCCATGACAAGGAAGTCATCGAGACCTGCACGCATCTCTGCGCAATCGCGATCGAGCGCGACGAGCGCACCCGGGAAAGGGAGCGCCTCACCTATACGGATGCGCTGACGGGACAGGCCAATCGGGCGCGCTTCAACGAAGTGCTGCACGGCCTGCAGGCCGCAAACAGCGACTTCGGCCTGCTGCTTGCCGATATCGACAACCTCAAACTGGTCAACGACACATTCGGCCATGGCGCGGGCGACGCCCTGATCCAGACGGTGGCGCGGCGCATCGCTGCCGCCGTCCCTAGGGATCGAACCTTCCGGCTCGGCGGCGACGAATTTGCCGTGATCTTCGACGGCATCGGCATCGATGAGCTGACCGAGCACTGCAACGCCATACTCCGTGAAATCAAGCGCCCGGCGCAATGCGACAGGCATGTCGTCTTCCCGTCGGTGACCGCAGGCGGCGCTATCTCCGGCAACGGCGACGCGCGCCAGAACGCCGATATCGCGCTCTATCACGGCAAGTCGCGCTATCGCGGCCAGTTCACCGCCTATTATCCCGGCATGGGCACGGCGCTGACACGCAGGTTCCGCGCAATTCGCGATGTCGGCATTGCGCTCGCCGAAGGACGGATCGAGGCGCATTACCAGCCGATCGTTCGGCTCGACACGAAGGAGATCGTCGGCTTCGAAGCGCTCTGCCGGATGCGGACAGCCTCGGGCGACGTCGTTGCCGCGGCGCATTTCCATGAGGCGATGCTGGATGGCGATATCGCATTGCAGATCACCGAGCTCATGCTCGTCACCGTCGCCGCCGACATGCGCCGCTGGCTCGATCTCGGCCTGCCGCTGCAACACGTCGGCCTGAACCTGTCAGCCGCGGATTTCCACACCGGCAATCTCCAGGCAAAGCTGCAGGAGCATTTCACCGCAAAGGGCGTGCCGCTGGAACATGTGATCCTGGAGGTGACCGAGTCCGTCTATCTCGACCCCCGCGACCACATGATCGGCGAGGAGATCGGCGCCTTCCGGGAGCAGGGTCTGCGCGTCGCGCTCGACGACTTCGGCACGGGCTATGCCTCCCTCACCCACCTGCTCACCGTTCCCGTCGATATCATCAAGATCGACAAATCCTTCGTCGATCGGCTCATCCACGAGGAACCAGGCGCCGCTATCGTCGAGGGTCTGGTCGGCATCGCCGGCAAGCTCGGTATCCGCGTCGTTGCCGAGGGCATCGAGACCGAGAGCCAGGTCTCGGATCTCGTTGCGATGGGATGCGTGCTCGGCCAGGGCTTCCTGTTCTCGCGCGCCGTCGATTTCGATACGGCAACCGAGCTGCTCAAGACAAAAGGGCAGAGACCATCGGCAGAGGCCGGCGCGCTGACGCGCGTCGGTGTTTGA
- the uraH gene encoding hydroxyisourate hydrolase — translation MQSHATGAGRLTTHVLDTVRGKPADRLRIDLYRIEDERAHRLKSVNTNDDGRCDQPLLSDEAMRAGTYELRFHAGDYFRGTAGTAEFLDIIPIRFAIADERVHYHVPLLVSPFSYSTYRGS, via the coding sequence ATGCAGTCTCATGCAACAGGAGCCGGCCGGCTCACGACCCATGTTCTGGATACGGTGCGCGGAAAGCCCGCCGACAGGCTGCGCATCGACCTCTACCGCATCGAGGACGAGAGGGCGCATCGGCTGAAGTCAGTCAATACCAACGACGATGGGCGCTGCGATCAGCCGCTGCTGTCGGACGAAGCGATGCGGGCCGGGACCTACGAGCTGCGCTTCCATGCCGGTGACTATTTCCGCGGCACAGCGGGTACGGCCGAGTTCCTCGATATCATCCCGATCCGTTTTGCCATCGCCGACGAGCGTGTCCACTACCATGTGCCGCTGCTCGTCTCGCCCTTCAGCTATTCCACCTACCGCGGGAGCTAG
- a CDS encoding aldehyde dehydrogenase (NADP(+)): MSDRITGAALIGNSDVAPGQKTLIAYNPATSATLTPEFRNSSEEDVARACDLAWNAFDRYRQLPIETRAAFLDAIAEEIDASQAAIIERAGAESGLPEGRLKGEFARTLNQLRLFAQTVRDGAWLDLRIDSALPDRQPLARPDLRMRQIPLGPVAVFGSSNFPLAFSVAGGDTASALAAGCPVVVKGHPAHLGTGELVARAIRSAAERTGMPEGVFSYLPGEIATGTALVKNPKIKAVGFTGSRRGGLALVALASARPEPIPVYAEMSSVNPVFVMPQAIEKRAAAIAKGYAASLTLGAGQYCTSPGLMFVQQSAGLSAFLQTLEAELGAHQPAPMLTSGIHAAYEAGRDALAAHDGVSAAAESQPPAGPNRGRAAVFKTDVKSFLANPELSQEIFGSASLLIVCDSVDEMRDAAEQLEGQLTATLHLEPEDVAAAGPLIPVLERRAGRILANGWPTGVEVSHAMVHGGPFPATSDSSTTSVGTLAIRRFLRPVCYQDMPQALLPAELQPGTLEALPHLVDGKRDDLR, from the coding sequence ATGTCAGATCGCATCACCGGGGCCGCCTTGATCGGCAATAGCGACGTGGCTCCCGGCCAGAAGACGCTGATCGCGTATAATCCCGCGACATCGGCAACCCTTACGCCCGAATTCCGCAATTCCTCCGAGGAAGACGTCGCCCGCGCCTGCGACCTCGCCTGGAATGCGTTCGACCGCTACCGCCAGCTGCCGATCGAAACACGCGCCGCTTTCCTGGACGCAATCGCCGAAGAGATCGACGCCTCCCAGGCGGCCATCATCGAACGCGCAGGTGCGGAAAGCGGCCTGCCGGAGGGGCGGCTCAAAGGCGAATTTGCACGCACACTGAACCAGTTGCGCCTCTTTGCTCAGACCGTGCGCGATGGCGCATGGCTCGATCTACGCATCGATAGCGCCCTGCCGGATCGCCAGCCGCTGGCACGCCCGGATCTGCGCATGCGCCAGATCCCGCTTGGCCCCGTGGCGGTTTTCGGATCGAGCAACTTTCCGCTCGCCTTCTCGGTTGCGGGCGGAGACACCGCGTCGGCGCTGGCGGCTGGATGCCCTGTCGTCGTCAAGGGACATCCCGCACATCTCGGCACCGGCGAACTTGTCGCCCGCGCCATCCGCAGCGCCGCAGAACGGACGGGAATGCCGGAAGGCGTGTTCTCCTATCTCCCCGGCGAAATCGCCACCGGCACGGCACTGGTCAAGAACCCGAAGATCAAGGCGGTCGGTTTCACCGGATCACGGCGCGGCGGCCTTGCTCTGGTGGCGCTGGCTTCGGCCCGCCCCGAGCCAATCCCCGTCTATGCCGAAATGAGCAGCGTCAATCCCGTCTTCGTCATGCCACAGGCGATCGAAAAGCGCGCTGCAGCGATCGCCAAGGGCTATGCCGCATCGCTAACGCTCGGCGCCGGCCAATATTGCACCAGCCCGGGCCTGATGTTCGTGCAGCAGAGCGCAGGGCTTTCGGCTTTCCTCCAGACGCTCGAAGCCGAGCTCGGCGCGCACCAGCCGGCACCGATGCTGACGAGCGGCATTCATGCAGCCTACGAAGCCGGGCGAGATGCGCTTGCTGCTCACGACGGCGTGTCGGCGGCTGCCGAAAGCCAGCCGCCCGCAGGGCCGAACCGCGGCCGCGCGGCGGTGTTCAAGACCGATGTGAAGAGCTTCCTCGCCAATCCGGAGCTGAGCCAGGAAATCTTCGGATCAGCCTCGCTGCTGATCGTCTGCGACAGCGTCGATGAAATGCGGGACGCCGCCGAACAGCTCGAGGGACAGCTGACCGCAACGCTGCATCTCGAGCCCGAGGACGTCGCCGCAGCCGGACCGCTCATTCCGGTTCTCGAGCGGCGCGCCGGGCGCATCCTTGCCAATGGCTGGCCGACGGGCGTCGAAGTCTCTCATGCCATGGTCCACGGTGGCCCCTTCCCGGCGACATCGGACAGCAGCACGACCTCGGTCGGCACGCTCGCGATCCGCCGCTTCCTGCGGCCGGTCTGCTACCAGGATATGCCGCAGGCGCTCCTCCCCGCCGAGTTGCAGCCCGGCACGCTCGAAGCCCTTCCGCATCTCGTCGACGGGAAGCGCGACGATCTGCGCTAA
- the xdhA gene encoding xanthine dehydrogenase small subunit, whose protein sequence is MTVAIRQELRFILNGQNIALSDVAPDQTLLDWLRLSRSLKGTKEGCAEGDCGACTVLVGRLTPAGRLVYESVNACIRFLGSLDGCHVVTVEHLSGRDGRLHPVQQAMVDYHGSQCGFCTPGFVMSLYGLWMQTPEPSDRQIEIALQGNLCRCTGYEPILRAARAISSYGGTARDPLLVERTAMISRLQVLRDGARVEIENGGGKLIVPADLDDFAAIFETSPAATVVAGSTDVGLWVTKHMRRISPVIFIAGLQELKTVSVKDGIISIGAGVTYSEAIETLLQHIPALGELVNRIGGQQVRNMGTIGGNIANGSPIGDTPPPLIALGATLTLRKGAERRTIPLQDFFIAYGKQDRQPGEFVEAVHVPVPAADETFAVYKVTKRRDEDITATLGAFSLKLSADGVVAEIRIAYGGMAATPKRAFAVEEALLGQPWTEATVERAMERYAEDYAPLSDMRATAEYRALVAKNLLLRFYLETTSGAELAQVSRYEAA, encoded by the coding sequence ATGACTGTCGCCATCCGCCAAGAGTTGCGCTTCATTCTTAATGGGCAGAACATCGCTCTCTCCGATGTCGCGCCGGATCAGACGCTGCTCGACTGGCTGCGCCTGTCGCGCTCGCTGAAAGGTACAAAGGAAGGCTGTGCCGAGGGCGATTGTGGCGCCTGCACCGTGCTCGTCGGGCGGCTTACGCCGGCGGGCCGGCTTGTCTATGAGAGCGTTAATGCCTGCATCCGCTTCCTGGGATCGCTTGATGGCTGCCATGTGGTGACGGTCGAGCATCTCTCCGGCCGTGACGGACGATTGCATCCGGTGCAGCAGGCGATGGTCGACTATCACGGCTCGCAATGCGGCTTCTGCACGCCGGGCTTCGTCATGTCGCTCTACGGGCTCTGGATGCAGACGCCGGAGCCGTCCGACCGCCAGATCGAAATCGCCCTTCAGGGCAACCTCTGTCGCTGCACCGGCTACGAACCGATCCTTCGCGCCGCGCGTGCCATCTCCAGCTATGGCGGGACTGCCAGGGATCCACTGCTCGTCGAACGCACGGCGATGATCTCGCGATTGCAGGTGCTGCGGGACGGTGCGCGCGTCGAAATCGAGAATGGCGGCGGAAAGCTGATCGTGCCGGCCGATCTCGACGATTTTGCCGCGATTTTCGAGACGTCGCCTGCTGCCACTGTCGTAGCAGGTTCTACGGATGTGGGGCTCTGGGTCACCAAGCATATGCGCCGGATTTCTCCGGTTATCTTCATTGCCGGGCTTCAGGAACTGAAGACAGTCTCGGTGAAGGACGGCATCATCTCGATCGGCGCCGGGGTCACCTATTCCGAGGCGATCGAGACGCTGTTGCAGCATATTCCGGCGCTGGGCGAACTGGTGAACCGCATCGGCGGCCAGCAGGTGCGCAACATGGGAACGATCGGCGGGAACATCGCCAACGGCTCGCCGATCGGCGACACGCCGCCGCCGCTGATTGCGCTGGGTGCGACACTCACCCTGCGAAAGGGCGCCGAGCGCCGCACGATCCCGCTGCAGGACTTCTTCATCGCCTATGGCAAGCAGGACCGCCAGCCCGGCGAATTCGTCGAGGCCGTGCATGTGCCGGTGCCTGCGGCCGATGAGACATTCGCCGTCTACAAGGTCACCAAGCGCCGCGACGAGGATATCACGGCGACGCTTGGGGCGTTCTCTCTCAAGCTTTCGGCTGATGGCGTGGTGGCTGAAATCCGCATCGCCTATGGCGGCATGGCCGCGACGCCGAAACGAGCCTTTGCCGTAGAGGAGGCGCTGCTCGGGCAGCCCTGGACAGAGGCCACCGTCGAACGCGCGATGGAACGCTATGCGGAGGATTATGCGCCGCTGAGCGACATGCGCGCCACCGCCGAATACCGGGCACTGGTCGCAAAAAACCTTCTTCTCAGATTCTACCTGGAAACGACATCGGGCGCCGAACTGGCGCAGGTGTCCAGATATGAGGCTGCGTGA
- a CDS encoding methyltransferase domain-containing protein: MAENQSIQQYYDRGSLRERLEAALAADGLARRVLAPEDLAPLDQFHSRGLAATVELADALDIDGSAAVLDIGSGLGGPSRYLAARFGCKVTGIDLSQSFVDAASFLAERTGLSGKVAYKQANALALPFDDGMFDLAWTQHVAMNIADRAGFYREAFRVLRPGGKLAIYDVVAGEVTPMHFPVPWAEQPAMSFVVTADEMRDVLVSQGFRITSWTDCTEAGADWFEARQRAQAAAAKAPALGLHVVMGSEFGIAGRNLGRNLREGRAGLIQAIAQKP; this comes from the coding sequence ATGGCCGAAAACCAATCCATTCAGCAATATTACGATCGCGGCAGCCTCAGGGAGCGTCTGGAAGCAGCGCTTGCGGCCGATGGCCTTGCTCGCCGCGTGCTGGCGCCTGAGGATCTCGCGCCGCTCGACCAGTTTCATTCCCGCGGCCTGGCGGCGACGGTCGAGCTTGCCGATGCTCTCGATATCGACGGCTCGGCAGCGGTGCTCGATATCGGTTCGGGCCTCGGCGGACCGTCGCGCTATCTAGCGGCGCGGTTCGGCTGCAAGGTGACGGGCATCGATCTCAGCCAGTCTTTCGTCGATGCGGCAAGCTTCCTGGCGGAGCGGACCGGCCTTTCCGGAAAGGTTGCCTACAAGCAGGCAAATGCGCTTGCCCTGCCGTTCGACGACGGCATGTTCGATCTCGCCTGGACGCAGCATGTCGCGATGAACATCGCGGATCGCGCCGGCTTCTACCGTGAGGCGTTCCGCGTCCTGCGACCCGGCGGGAAGCTGGCGATCTATGACGTCGTCGCCGGCGAAGTCACTCCCATGCATTTCCCGGTACCATGGGCCGAGCAACCGGCGATGAGTTTTGTCGTGACCGCCGATGAGATGCGAGACGTGCTCGTTTCACAGGGCTTCCGCATCACGTCGTGGACGGATTGCACGGAAGCCGGTGCGGACTGGTTCGAGGCGCGCCAGCGCGCGCAGGCAGCAGCGGCGAAAGCTCCAGCGCTCGGCCTTCACGTCGTCATGGGCAGCGAGTTCGGCATTGCCGGCCGCAATCTCGGGCGCAATCTGCGCGAAGGCAGGGCCGGCCTCATTCAGGCGATTGCGCAAAAGCCCTGA
- a CDS encoding bifunctional allantoicase/(S)-ureidoglycine aminohydrolase: MTNPTYFSPRGGNPAQTELLSGRAVFTEAYAVIPKGVMMDIVTSYLPFWEKTRLWVIARPLSGFAETFSQYIMEVAPGGGSDQPEADPMAEGVLFVVEGEISVELAGATHVLRPGGYAFLPPSCGWRLRNRGEETARFHWIRKTYEKVEGLSIPEPIFTNEQDIAPSPMAGTEGRWATTRFVDPLDLRHDMHVTIVTFEPGAIIPFMETHVMEHGLYVLEGKAVYRLNQDWVEVEAGDFMWLRAFCPQACYAGGPGKFRYLLYKDVNRHMKLGR; the protein is encoded by the coding sequence GTGACCAACCCTACCTACTTCTCGCCGCGTGGCGGCAACCCTGCCCAGACAGAGCTCCTGTCCGGCCGCGCCGTCTTCACGGAAGCCTACGCAGTCATCCCCAAGGGCGTGATGATGGATATCGTCACCAGTTACCTGCCCTTCTGGGAGAAGACGCGCCTTTGGGTGATTGCGCGCCCGCTTTCCGGCTTCGCTGAAACTTTCTCGCAATATATCATGGAAGTCGCCCCCGGAGGCGGCAGCGACCAGCCAGAGGCCGATCCGATGGCCGAAGGCGTGCTGTTCGTCGTCGAGGGGGAGATCAGCGTAGAGCTTGCGGGAGCAACTCATGTGCTCCGTCCCGGCGGATATGCCTTCCTGCCGCCCTCCTGCGGCTGGCGGCTGCGAAACCGTGGCGAGGAAACCGCACGCTTCCACTGGATCCGCAAAACCTATGAGAAGGTGGAAGGTCTCAGCATTCCCGAACCCATCTTCACCAACGAACAGGATATCGCGCCCTCGCCGATGGCGGGCACCGAGGGACGGTGGGCGACCACGCGTTTCGTCGATCCGCTCGATCTGCGCCACGACATGCACGTGACGATCGTCACATTCGAGCCGGGTGCGATCATTCCCTTCATGGAGACCCATGTCATGGAGCACGGCCTTTATGTGCTTGAAGGCAAGGCGGTCTACCGGCTCAATCAGGACTGGGTGGAGGTCGAAGCCGGAGACTTCATGTGGCTGCGCGCCTTCTGCCCGCAGGCCTGCTATGCCGGCGGACCCGGTAAGTTCCGCTACCTCCTCTACAAGGATGTGAACCGGCACATGAAGCTCGGGCGGTAA
- a CDS encoding NCS2 family permease → MFERLFKLQEHGTTVRTELIAGVTTFLTMSYIIFVNPDILSSTGMDRDAIFVATCLAAALGSIVMALVANWPIGMAPGMGLNAFFAFTVVAALGFTWQQALGAVFISGMIFVLLTVTGVRRWLIDGIPHSLRSAIAAGIGLFLAIIALKSANIVVDNPATLVGLGNLRETGPLLAIFGFFVIAVLDALKVRGAILIGILAVTVLSWIFGVSEFKGIVSMPPSMLPTFMQLDIVGALHGGLVHVILVFVLVEVFDATGTLIGVAKRAKLIEEGRPNRLSRALLADSAAIVAGSLMGTSSTTAYVESASGVQAGGRTGLTALAIAVLFLAALFISPLAASVPSYATAPALLYVAGLMMRELTEIDWDDLTEAAPAALTALAMPFTYSIANGLAFGFISYVVLKVGTGRWSVLHPATQIVAALFVVRFAFFA, encoded by the coding sequence ATGTTCGAACGGCTTTTCAAATTGCAGGAGCACGGTACGACCGTGCGCACCGAACTCATCGCGGGCGTCACGACGTTCCTGACGATGTCCTATATCATCTTCGTCAACCCCGATATCCTGTCGAGCACCGGCATGGATCGCGATGCGATCTTCGTTGCCACCTGTCTGGCAGCTGCACTCGGCTCGATCGTCATGGCGCTGGTCGCCAACTGGCCGATCGGTATGGCGCCGGGCATGGGGCTCAATGCCTTCTTCGCCTTCACCGTCGTCGCCGCCCTCGGCTTTACCTGGCAGCAGGCGCTCGGCGCCGTCTTCATCTCGGGCATGATCTTCGTGCTCCTCACCGTCACAGGCGTGCGGCGGTGGCTGATCGATGGCATTCCGCATTCGCTGAGAAGCGCGATCGCCGCCGGTATCGGTCTGTTCCTGGCGATCATCGCGCTGAAGAGCGCCAATATCGTCGTTGATAATCCCGCGACACTCGTTGGTCTCGGCAATCTGCGCGAAACCGGTCCGCTGCTGGCGATCTTCGGCTTCTTCGTGATTGCCGTGCTCGATGCGTTGAAGGTGCGCGGCGCGATCTTGATCGGCATTCTCGCCGTTACCGTCCTCTCCTGGATCTTCGGCGTCAGCGAGTTCAAGGGCATCGTCTCGATGCCGCCGTCGATGCTGCCGACATTCATGCAGCTCGATATCGTCGGTGCACTGCATGGTGGCCTGGTGCACGTCATCCTCGTCTTCGTGCTCGTAGAGGTGTTCGATGCCACCGGCACGCTGATCGGCGTTGCCAAGCGCGCGAAGCTGATCGAAGAGGGCAGGCCGAACCGCCTGAGCCGGGCGCTGCTCGCCGACAGTGCCGCAATCGTTGCCGGTTCGCTGATGGGCACCAGCAGCACGACCGCCTATGTCGAAAGCGCCTCCGGCGTGCAGGCTGGCGGCCGCACCGGCCTCACGGCGCTGGCTATCGCCGTGTTGTTCCTGGCCGCGCTCTTCATCTCGCCGCTCGCCGCTTCGGTGCCGAGCTACGCGACGGCCCCGGCTCTGCTCTATGTCGCCGGCCTGATGATGCGCGAGCTCACCGAAATCGACTGGGACGACCTGACGGAAGCCGCACCGGCAGCCCTGACGGCGCTTGCCATGCCCTTCACCTACTCGATCGCCAATGGTCTCGCTTTCGGCTTCATCAGCTATGTCGTGCTGAAGGTCGGCACCGGCCGCTGGTCGGTTCTGCATCCAGCGACGCAGATCGTCGCGGCGCTCTTCGTGGTGCGCTTCGCCTTCTTCGCTTAG
- the xdhB gene encoding xanthine dehydrogenase molybdopterin binding subunit, giving the protein MNKHTADIKAETITGGVHTSPRHDSAHKHVAGTAIYIDDIAEPAGTLHAGLGLSNAAHGILKEVDLSAVAAAPGVVAVLTHEDVPGVNDISPSYMNDDPVLAVGKVEFHGQPIFCVIAETREQARRAARLAKITYEELPAEIDIWDLDVSTHRQVVTPLTLKRGDAAAGLESAPRRVKGRMRLGGQDHFYLEGQVSLALPGEDDEIIVYCSTQGPSETQHMVAHALGVPSNAVTIEVRRMGGGFGGKETQANQCAALAAIAAKKLGRPVKLRLDRDEDMTATGKRHDFAIDYDVGFDDEGRILAIDYTFALRAGFSADLSGPVGDRALFHCDNAYFFPAVHAKSAPLYTNTVSNTAFRGFGGPQGMVGAERVIDEVAFAVGKDPLDIRKLNFYDAMGVEGERNLTPYHQKVEDCIIQRIVAELEESADYAGRRQAIQEFNARNRVVKRGIALTPVKFGISFTKTESNQAGALVHVYTDGSVHMNHGGTEMGQGLHLKVAQVVAEEFQIDLDRVKITATTTAKVPNTSPTAASSGADLNGMAAQNAARQIKDRLIAFAAETYQVPAEQVIFLPNRVRIGANEIAFNDLVKKAYMARVQLSAAGFYKTPKIHWDRAKGRGHAFYYYAYGAACSEVSIDTLTGEYVVERTDILHDTGRSLNPIIDIGQIEGGFVQGMGWLTTEELWWDGKGRLRTHAPSTYKIPLASDRPKIFNVALTDWSQAYEPTVHRSKAVGEPPLPLGLSVLHALSDAVASVADHRICPRLDAPATPERVLMAIERLKAANRE; this is encoded by the coding sequence ATGAACAAGCACACTGCCGACATCAAAGCCGAAACGATCACCGGCGGCGTCCATACCAGCCCGCGCCATGATTCCGCGCACAAGCACGTTGCCGGTACAGCGATCTACATCGACGACATCGCCGAACCCGCGGGCACGCTGCATGCCGGGCTCGGCCTGTCGAATGCTGCTCATGGCATCCTGAAGGAGGTCGATCTCTCGGCCGTCGCTGCCGCACCCGGCGTCGTCGCGGTGCTGACCCATGAGGATGTGCCGGGGGTCAACGACATCTCGCCGTCCTATATGAACGACGATCCGGTACTTGCCGTTGGCAAGGTCGAGTTTCACGGCCAGCCGATCTTCTGTGTCATTGCCGAGACGCGCGAGCAGGCGCGCCGGGCAGCACGCCTGGCAAAGATCACCTATGAGGAGCTGCCGGCCGAGATCGACATATGGGACCTCGACGTATCAACCCATCGCCAGGTCGTCACACCGCTGACGCTGAAGCGCGGCGATGCTGCGGCCGGGCTCGAAAGCGCGCCGCGCCGCGTCAAGGGCCGCATGCGCCTTGGCGGGCAGGATCATTTCTATCTCGAGGGGCAGGTGTCGCTGGCGCTGCCCGGCGAGGATGACGAGATCATCGTCTATTGCTCGACACAGGGGCCGAGCGAAACCCAGCACATGGTTGCCCATGCGCTCGGCGTGCCGAGCAACGCCGTGACGATCGAGGTGCGCCGCATGGGCGGCGGCTTCGGCGGCAAGGAAACGCAGGCCAACCAGTGTGCGGCGCTCGCCGCGATCGCGGCGAAGAAGCTCGGCCGTCCGGTCAAGCTCCGCCTCGACCGCGACGAGGACATGACCGCGACGGGAAAGCGGCACGACTTCGCGATCGACTACGATGTCGGCTTCGACGACGAAGGCCGGATCCTGGCGATTGACTATACTTTCGCGCTGCGTGCCGGTTTCTCCGCCGATCTCTCTGGCCCGGTCGGCGACCGCGCGCTGTTCCACTGCGACAACGCCTATTTCTTCCCGGCGGTTCATGCGAAATCCGCGCCGCTCTATACGAATACGGTCTCCAACACCGCCTTCCGCGGCTTCGGCGGACCGCAGGGCATGGTCGGCGCCGAGCGCGTCATCGATGAGGTGGCCTTTGCCGTCGGCAAGGATCCGCTCGACATCCGCAAGCTGAATTTCTACGACGCCATGGGTGTCGAGGGTGAGCGCAATCTCACGCCCTATCACCAGAAGGTCGAGGATTGCATCATCCAGCGGATCGTCGCTGAACTTGAGGAGAGCGCCGACTATGCCGGCCGCCGCCAGGCGATCCAGGAGTTCAATGCCCGGAACCGCGTGGTCAAGCGCGGCATCGCGCTGACGCCCGTCAAGTTCGGTATCTCCTTCACCAAGACGGAATCGAACCAGGCCGGTGCACTGGTGCACGTCTATACCGATGGTTCCGTGCATATGAACCATGGCGGCACGGAGATGGGGCAGGGGCTTCATCTGAAGGTCGCACAGGTCGTGGCCGAGGAGTTCCAAATCGATCTCGACCGGGTGAAGATCACCGCGACAACGACGGCCAAGGTGCCGAACACGTCGCCGACCGCTGCTTCCTCCGGTGCCGACCTGAACGGCATGGCGGCGCAGAATGCGGCACGGCAGATCAAGGACCGGCTGATTGCGTTCGCCGCCGAAACCTACCAAGTGCCAGCCGAACAGGTGATCTTCCTGCCGAACCGGGTGCGCATTGGTGCGAACGAGATCGCCTTCAACGATCTGGTCAAGAAGGCCTATATGGCCCGCGTCCAGCTCTCCGCCGCAGGCTTCTACAAGACCCCGAAAATCCATTGGGACCGCGCCAAGGGCCGCGGCCATGCCTTCTATTACTATGCCTATGGCGCTGCCTGCTCGGAAGTGTCGATCGATACGCTGACCGGCGAATATGTCGTCGAGCGCACCGATATCCTCCACGATACCGGCCGCTCGCTGAACCCGATCATCGATATCGGCCAGATCGAGGGCGGTTTTGTTCAGGGCATGGGCTGGCTGACGACCGAGGAACTGTGGTGGGACGGCAAGGGGCGGCTTCGCACTCACGCGCCATCGACCTACAAGATTCCGCTCGCCTCCGACCGGCCGAAGATTTTCAACGTCGCGCTGACGGACTGGTCGCAGGCCTACGAGCCGACCGTCCATCGCTCGAAGGCCGTCGGCGAACCGCCCCTTCCGCTTGGCCTTTCCGTGCTGCATGCTCTCTCGGACGCGGTTGCGAGCGTTGCGGATCACAGGATCTGCCCGCGCCTCGACGCGCCGGCAACGCCCGAACGGGTGCTGATGGCGATCGAGCGGCTCAAAGCGGCGAACAGGGAGTGA